In one Drosophila pseudoobscura strain MV-25-SWS-2005 chromosome X, UCI_Dpse_MV25, whole genome shotgun sequence genomic region, the following are encoded:
- the chas gene encoding zinc finger CCCH domain-containing protein 13 isoform X2: protein MALSKTSKSKAGAKDEQNELVEFEPKDDEESNEAAAPNCDTEAITKEEEWITKRKTELTTTRQIETRVKRQVKLQDGKVIEDSGPIVSTNTTEDTDKQETETTEKRDLDLPDDLDGNAQLIDVAALQASAVSESQLTQLQEAFGPDSGSGGKLVKRMVPRPVDGLVRQVDDKRVISHEEIKDYHETEDIRHLGDFTDQTYVKAVREGAEDLEAVLCSPESQRQLVPLGPQVVANRSKSRKTIDSEDTQKRCLAQEDGTLVTESKRTTEHELILDDELPERDERGLRFGLEQEQVTTTAANQRYFRQRDEQHVDVLANGKLLSTEMRYAAETTQMDKDGPGELERPGDWDSLSDRMRKLRRSQQQQQKEVALLADRKDALTKRPLDFDREEETRKGETMKWLESHFGSESTASNDSRDDEAEAEVEPTKKSYFNVTIKSQSQPAAHVHAHGHSQSQLTTQHPHHPPQHHAHHPQTLPRSAERERERERERERDRERLPPAMAVPATTLERKPANQSGAGRSKYFQGISNWSERKEAGPLVNHFSSQAFREDLQETIRRNGLKKKISGPTSSQGSGLGTTAHAQDSLAKDSYVSREDILQQKRQSLSSQFLARSMRGSHDALDDLEAIPGPGPAPVPPRPEEPSHKRVAYGHRHNNSNPVNGIAPAAVNGRGKSYEPAAPTPPLTSLASMEFSGSSSNLGLARPTVPQRRRAIEKKLGEHSHAHVHVPVKATAPQPSLEPPPDYSPPPRSRSRSSSPQVDYLMTRPPREVPTSTMTLSRKQQQRTRFAPTSNYPPALGGGAGVSTGTLRPGATSASTSNLSAVSGSAGGGGGLSKPSRMGQVIGNSLRKLVSKIRSASAERKFRMKSASSKSREQSPSQGHGGGGGAPGGPGAGVTTYQQYNVIDGHIGGGHRHSSNDSEDSASDIQHRRERDRDRERERERERERDREREREPLKPETQSTLAISTQSGRQTFKRAESADPQLQHLEQTISPRQRYYLGEDPYSSTLYGKENIYERRPRQRYDQRVEERADRERDRDREDDYYESRAPPPVTSSHTLGRYQKHGQRFSGSTPNLHQQQQDYRSAQTLPRKMHEQRYSLEKPLPPHGRSTSTYVTAPPAPTSLQQQHQHHQQPHPQQRGVSQVQAMPHGPAKPARTYAKVLNRSKSFNVHGMNGSNDPSPIYIEKLTKNNYSGGVAGGGNSNYSNGYQLRQEQGLGQSQNYKSNPHLFSGKDNSLKSGLKSPSIVNLISRSQKDLTKIATGNEDDPDLPYQEDKKQMYLRGLHQQAPDLYRVIHGDEDYGPRSPSTNGHKYPLQPKYSLDSRSPPSVELNKDTASIVRRSSEVDSKHQHQHQQHVHTHHQHLQHPQQQQPHLRRGSGATIIELRNTAGHRK from the exons ATGGCTCTGAGCAAGACCAGCAAATCGAAAGCTGGCGCCAAAGACGAGCAAAATGAACTG GTCGAATTCGAACCCAAAGATGACGAAGAGAGCAACGAGGCAGCGGCACCCAATTGCGATACAGAAGCTATAACCAAAGAAG AGGAGTGGATAACGAAGCGGAAGACAGAGCTAACCACGACCAGACAGATCGAGACGAGAGTGAAAAGGCAGGTGAAGCTGCAGGATGGCAAAGTCATCGAGGACTCTGGCCCCATTGTGTCAACGAACACCACCGAGGACACTGACAAACAGGAGACGGAAACAACTGAG AAACGCGATTTGGACCTGCCCGATGATCTGGATGGGAACGCCCAGCTGATCGATGTGGCAGCCCTGCAGGCTAGCGCCGTGAGCGAGTCGCAGCTGACCCAGCTACAGGAGGCCTTCGGGCCGGACAGTGGATCCGGTGGTAAGCTGGTGAAGCGCATGGTCCCACGTCCCGTGGATGGGCTGGTGCGGCAGGTGGACGATAAGCGGGTAATCTCGCACGAGGAGATCAAGGACTACCACGAGACGGAGGATATTCGGCACCTGGGTGACTTTACGGATCAG ACCTACGTGAAGGCAGTACGCGAGGGAGCCGAGGATCTTGAAGCCGTGCTCTGCTCGCCGGAGAGCCAACGTCAGCTGGTGCCACTGGGGCCGCAGGTGGTCGCCAATCGGAGTAAGTCGCGCAAGACCATCGACTCGGAGGACACGCAAAAACGGTGTCTGGCCCAGGAGGACGGGACGCTGGTGACCGAGAGCAAGCGGACCACCGAACACGAGCTCATACTCGACGACGAGCTGCCCGAGAGGGATGAACGGGGCCTGCGGTTCGgactggagcaggagcaggtgaCAACGACGGCGGCAAATCAACGATACTTCCGCCAGCGCGACGAGCAGCATGTGGATGTGCTAGCCAACGGCAAGTTGCTGTCCACCGAGATGCGCTACGCGGCCGAGACGACCCAGATGGACAAGGACGGTCCCGGCGAATTGGAGCGACCTGGTGACTGGGACAGCCTCTCGGACCGCATGCGCAAGCTGCGGCgctcccagcagcagcagcagaagg AGGTGGCCCTGCTGGCCGATCGCAAAGATGCTCTGACCAAGCGGCCGCTCGACTTTGACCGCGAGGAGGAGACCCGCAAGGGCGAGACGATGAAGTGGCTGGAGTCGCACTTTGGCAGCGAGTCCACTGCCTCCAACGACTCGCGTGACGACGAGGCCGAAGCCGAAGTGGAGCCCACCAAGAAGAGCTACTTCAATGTGACCATCAAGTCGCAGAGCCAGCCGGCGGCTCATGTGCATGCTCATGGCCATTCCCAGTCGCAGCTGACCACCCAGCATCCACATCATCCTCCCCAGCATCACGCCCATCACCCGCAGACCCTGCCCCGCAgtgcagagagggagagggagcgggagcgggaacgggaacgagaTCGGGAACGTTTGCCTCCCGCCATGGCGGTCCCAGCAACCACACTGGAGCGCAAGCCAGCGAACCAGAGTGGGGCAGGACGCTCCAAGTACTTTCAGGGCATATCCAATTGGTCGGAGCGCAAGGAGGCGGGACCACTGGTAAATCACTTCTCGTCGCAGGCCTTCCGCGAGGACCTCCAGGAGACAATACGGCGCAACGGGCTCAAGAAGAAGATAAGCGGCCCCACTTCCAGCCAGGGATCGGGACTGGGAACGACTGCCCATGCACAGGACAGCCTGGCCAAGGATAGCTATGTGAGCCGAGAGGATATCCTGCAGCAGAAGCGCCAGAGCCTCTCATCGCAATTCCTGGCCCGCTCCATGCGCGGCTCTCACGATGCCCTCGACGACTTGGAGGCCATACCCGGCCCGGGACCAGCGCCAGTGCCGCCACGACCCGAAGAGCCGTCGCACAAGCGAGTGGCGTATGGACAtcgccacaacaacagcaatccGGTCAATGGAATTGCCCCCGCTGCGGTAAACGGTCGCGGGAAGAGCTACGAGCCCGCTGCCCCAACGCCGCCCCTAACGTCTCTGGCTTCCATGGAGTtttccggcagcagcagcaaccttgGCCTGGCTCGGCCCACAGTACCGCAGCGTCGACGTGCCATCGAGAAGAAGCTGGGCGAGCACAGCCATGCCCACGTCCATGTGCCCGTCAAGGCGACCGCACCCCAGCCATCGCTGGAGCCACCGCCAGACTATTCGCCGCCACctcgcagccgcagccgctcCTCGTCACCGCAGGTTGACTACCTGATGACGCGGCCGCCCCGGGAGGTACCCACCAGCACGATGACCCTTAGccggaagcagcagcagcgcacaCGCTTCGCCCCAACGTCCAACTACCCGCCAGCATTGGGAGGGGGCGCGGGCGTGAGCACGGGTACTCTCCGTCCGGGGGCCACATCTGCCTCCACCTCAAATCTGTCTGCGGTCAGTGGCAGCgccggaggcggaggcggccTTAGCAAGCCCAGCCGGATGGGGCAAGTCATAGGGAACTCGCTGCGCAAGCTGGTCAGCAAGATCCGTTCGGCCAGCGCCGAGCGGAAGTTCCGCATGAAATCCGCCTCCAGCAAGTCCCGCGAGCAGTCGCCCAGCCAAGGTcacggcggaggcggtggcgccCCTGGTGGACCGGGTGCTGGGGTGACTACCTATCAGCAGTACAATGTTATAGATGGCCACATCGGGGGCGGGCACCGTCACAGCAGCAACGATTCAGAGGACTCGGCAAGCGACATTCAGCACCGAAGGGAGCGcgatagagacagagaacgTGAACGTGAAcgggagagggaaagagatCGCGAACGGGAGCGAGAGCCTCTGAAGCCCGAGACGCAATCCACGCTAGCCATATCAACGCAGTCGGGACGACAGACCTTCAAGCGAGCCGAGTCCGCAGATCCCCAGCTGCAGCACCTGGAGCAAACGATCAGTCCGCGTCAACGGTACTACCTGGGCGAGGATCCCTACTCCAGCACCCTCTACGGGAAGGAGAACATCTATGAACGACGCCCGCGCCAGCGCTACGACCAGCGCGTGGAGGAACGAGCAGATCGAGagcgggaccgggaccgggaggACGACTATTACGAGTCCCGGGCTCCGCCGCCTGTCACCTCGTCACATACCCTGGGACGCTACCAGAAGCACGGACAGCGCTTTAGCGGTTCCACGCCCAatctccaccagcagcagcaggactaCCGATCGGCTCAGACGTTGCCCCGCAAAATGCACGAACAGCGCTACAGCCTAGAGAAGCCCCTACCGCCCCACGGTCGTTCTACTTCTACCTATGTCACGGCCCCCCCGGCACCAACTTcactgcagcaacagcaccagcatcatCAGCAACCGCATCCCCAGCAACGTGGAGTGAGCCAGGTCCAGGCAATGCCGCATGGTCCGGCAAAGCCTGCGCGCACCTATGCCAAGGTCTTGAACCGCAGCAAGAGCTTCAATGTGCACGGCATGAACGGTAGCAATGATCCTAGTCCCATCTACATAGAAAAGCTGACCAAGAACAACTACAGCGGCGGAGTAGCCGGAGGTGGCAACAGTAACTACAGCAATGGCTATCAACTGAGGCAGGAACAGGGGctgggccagagccagaactaCAAGTCCAATCCGCATTTGTTCTCCGGGAAAGACAACTCGTTGAAGAGCGGTCTCAAGAGTCCTTCCATTGTCAATCTGATCAGTCGCAGTCAGAAGGATCTGACCAAGATAGCCACTGGCAACGAGGACGACCCGGACCTGCCATATCAGGAGGATAAGAAGCAGATGTACTTGCGTGGCCTGCACCAGCAGGCGCCAGATCTCTATCGGGTAATCCACGGCGATGAGGACTACGGTCCGCGCAGCCCCTCCACCAATGGCCACAAGTATCCGCTGCAGCCCAAGTACTCGCTGGATTCGCGGTCCCCGCCGTCCGTCGAGCTCAACAAGGACACGGCGAGCATCGTGCGTCGCAGCAGCGAGGTGGACTCcaagcaccagcaccagcaccagcaacatgTCCACACACATCACCAGCATCTGCAGcatccacagcagcaacagccgcatcTGCGACGGGGTTCTGGGGCGACCATCATAGAGCTACGTAATACTGCCGGCCATCGAAAGTGA
- the chas gene encoding uncharacterized protein chas isoform X1 has product MVVILLLSPCTCSRSSSSSHAHVQAQAQAPPKHDPPFPPDSSDRSSNESSSASTGDTAIPASYLQRQREHQSREQHQQPARLLRPSHSHSHQPAALPAFAQGRWVPVRLQTERQPQLQPTNAVPKPPRSHGYGCGRQGDFLASHPSPIALVLRVQAQALPGPPLSLLPAARYTNSTTTTTSPTTNPTPTTATTTTTDYVRHVTRVNFYDIDTSQVEFEPKDDEESNEAAAPNCDTEAITKEEEWITKRKTELTTTRQIETRVKRQVKLQDGKVIEDSGPIVSTNTTEDTDKQETETTEKRDLDLPDDLDGNAQLIDVAALQASAVSESQLTQLQEAFGPDSGSGGKLVKRMVPRPVDGLVRQVDDKRVISHEEIKDYHETEDIRHLGDFTDQTYVKAVREGAEDLEAVLCSPESQRQLVPLGPQVVANRSKSRKTIDSEDTQKRCLAQEDGTLVTESKRTTEHELILDDELPERDERGLRFGLEQEQVTTTAANQRYFRQRDEQHVDVLANGKLLSTEMRYAAETTQMDKDGPGELERPGDWDSLSDRMRKLRRSQQQQQKEVALLADRKDALTKRPLDFDREEETRKGETMKWLESHFGSESTASNDSRDDEAEAEVEPTKKSYFNVTIKSQSQPAAHVHAHGHSQSQLTTQHPHHPPQHHAHHPQTLPRSAERERERERERERDRERLPPAMAVPATTLERKPANQSGAGRSKYFQGISNWSERKEAGPLVNHFSSQAFREDLQETIRRNGLKKKISGPTSSQGSGLGTTAHAQDSLAKDSYVSREDILQQKRQSLSSQFLARSMRGSHDALDDLEAIPGPGPAPVPPRPEEPSHKRVAYGHRHNNSNPVNGIAPAAVNGRGKSYEPAAPTPPLTSLASMEFSGSSSNLGLARPTVPQRRRAIEKKLGEHSHAHVHVPVKATAPQPSLEPPPDYSPPPRSRSRSSSPQVDYLMTRPPREVPTSTMTLSRKQQQRTRFAPTSNYPPALGGGAGVSTGTLRPGATSASTSNLSAVSGSAGGGGGLSKPSRMGQVIGNSLRKLVSKIRSASAERKFRMKSASSKSREQSPSQGHGGGGGAPGGPGAGVTTYQQYNVIDGHIGGGHRHSSNDSEDSASDIQHRRERDRDRERERERERERDREREREPLKPETQSTLAISTQSGRQTFKRAESADPQLQHLEQTISPRQRYYLGEDPYSSTLYGKENIYERRPRQRYDQRVEERADRERDRDREDDYYESRAPPPVTSSHTLGRYQKHGQRFSGSTPNLHQQQQDYRSAQTLPRKMHEQRYSLEKPLPPHGRSTSTYVTAPPAPTSLQQQHQHHQQPHPQQRGVSQVQAMPHGPAKPARTYAKVLNRSKSFNVHGMNGSNDPSPIYIEKLTKNNYSGGVAGGGNSNYSNGYQLRQEQGLGQSQNYKSNPHLFSGKDNSLKSGLKSPSIVNLISRSQKDLTKIATGNEDDPDLPYQEDKKQMYLRGLHQQAPDLYRVIHGDEDYGPRSPSTNGHKYPLQPKYSLDSRSPPSVELNKDTASIVRRSSEVDSKHQHQHQQHVHTHHQHLQHPQQQQPHLRRGSGATIIELRNTAGHRK; this is encoded by the exons ATGGTGGTGATCCTCCTACTGTCGCCATGCACttgcagccgcagcagcagcagcagtcacgCCCACGTCcaagcacaggcacaggcaccgCCCAAGCACGATCCTCCTTTCCCCCCGGATTCATCCGACCGCAGCAGCAATGAGTCCTCGTCGGCCTCCACGGGGGACACGGCCATCCCGGCCAGCTACCTCCAGCGCCAGCGCGAGCACCAGAGCCGggaacagcaccagcagccggCCCGTCTCCTCCGACCTAGTCATAGTCATAGCCATCAGCCAGCAGCACTGCCCGCCTTTGCCCAGGGGAGATGGGTGCCGGTTCGCCTGCAGACGGAacggcagccgcagctgcagcccaCAAATGCCGTGCCCAAGCCACCACGTTCCCATGGATACGGATGCGGACGCCAGGGAGACTTTTTGGCATCGCATCCGTCACCTATCGCGCTTGTCCTTCGtgtccaggcccaggccttGCCAGGGCCACCGCTATCATTACTGCCCGCCGCCAGATACACtaacagcaccaccaccaccaccagtcCAACCACCAATCCAACTCCAACCACAGCTACAACCACCACCACTGACTACGTGCGTCACGTGACCCGCGTTAATTTCTACGACATTGATACTTCGCAGGTCGAATTCGAACCCAAAGATGACGAAGAGAGCAACGAGGCAGCGGCACCCAATTGCGATACAGAAGCTATAACCAAAGAAG AGGAGTGGATAACGAAGCGGAAGACAGAGCTAACCACGACCAGACAGATCGAGACGAGAGTGAAAAGGCAGGTGAAGCTGCAGGATGGCAAAGTCATCGAGGACTCTGGCCCCATTGTGTCAACGAACACCACCGAGGACACTGACAAACAGGAGACGGAAACAACTGAG AAACGCGATTTGGACCTGCCCGATGATCTGGATGGGAACGCCCAGCTGATCGATGTGGCAGCCCTGCAGGCTAGCGCCGTGAGCGAGTCGCAGCTGACCCAGCTACAGGAGGCCTTCGGGCCGGACAGTGGATCCGGTGGTAAGCTGGTGAAGCGCATGGTCCCACGTCCCGTGGATGGGCTGGTGCGGCAGGTGGACGATAAGCGGGTAATCTCGCACGAGGAGATCAAGGACTACCACGAGACGGAGGATATTCGGCACCTGGGTGACTTTACGGATCAG ACCTACGTGAAGGCAGTACGCGAGGGAGCCGAGGATCTTGAAGCCGTGCTCTGCTCGCCGGAGAGCCAACGTCAGCTGGTGCCACTGGGGCCGCAGGTGGTCGCCAATCGGAGTAAGTCGCGCAAGACCATCGACTCGGAGGACACGCAAAAACGGTGTCTGGCCCAGGAGGACGGGACGCTGGTGACCGAGAGCAAGCGGACCACCGAACACGAGCTCATACTCGACGACGAGCTGCCCGAGAGGGATGAACGGGGCCTGCGGTTCGgactggagcaggagcaggtgaCAACGACGGCGGCAAATCAACGATACTTCCGCCAGCGCGACGAGCAGCATGTGGATGTGCTAGCCAACGGCAAGTTGCTGTCCACCGAGATGCGCTACGCGGCCGAGACGACCCAGATGGACAAGGACGGTCCCGGCGAATTGGAGCGACCTGGTGACTGGGACAGCCTCTCGGACCGCATGCGCAAGCTGCGGCgctcccagcagcagcagcagaagg AGGTGGCCCTGCTGGCCGATCGCAAAGATGCTCTGACCAAGCGGCCGCTCGACTTTGACCGCGAGGAGGAGACCCGCAAGGGCGAGACGATGAAGTGGCTGGAGTCGCACTTTGGCAGCGAGTCCACTGCCTCCAACGACTCGCGTGACGACGAGGCCGAAGCCGAAGTGGAGCCCACCAAGAAGAGCTACTTCAATGTGACCATCAAGTCGCAGAGCCAGCCGGCGGCTCATGTGCATGCTCATGGCCATTCCCAGTCGCAGCTGACCACCCAGCATCCACATCATCCTCCCCAGCATCACGCCCATCACCCGCAGACCCTGCCCCGCAgtgcagagagggagagggagcgggagcgggaacgggaacgagaTCGGGAACGTTTGCCTCCCGCCATGGCGGTCCCAGCAACCACACTGGAGCGCAAGCCAGCGAACCAGAGTGGGGCAGGACGCTCCAAGTACTTTCAGGGCATATCCAATTGGTCGGAGCGCAAGGAGGCGGGACCACTGGTAAATCACTTCTCGTCGCAGGCCTTCCGCGAGGACCTCCAGGAGACAATACGGCGCAACGGGCTCAAGAAGAAGATAAGCGGCCCCACTTCCAGCCAGGGATCGGGACTGGGAACGACTGCCCATGCACAGGACAGCCTGGCCAAGGATAGCTATGTGAGCCGAGAGGATATCCTGCAGCAGAAGCGCCAGAGCCTCTCATCGCAATTCCTGGCCCGCTCCATGCGCGGCTCTCACGATGCCCTCGACGACTTGGAGGCCATACCCGGCCCGGGACCAGCGCCAGTGCCGCCACGACCCGAAGAGCCGTCGCACAAGCGAGTGGCGTATGGACAtcgccacaacaacagcaatccGGTCAATGGAATTGCCCCCGCTGCGGTAAACGGTCGCGGGAAGAGCTACGAGCCCGCTGCCCCAACGCCGCCCCTAACGTCTCTGGCTTCCATGGAGTtttccggcagcagcagcaaccttgGCCTGGCTCGGCCCACAGTACCGCAGCGTCGACGTGCCATCGAGAAGAAGCTGGGCGAGCACAGCCATGCCCACGTCCATGTGCCCGTCAAGGCGACCGCACCCCAGCCATCGCTGGAGCCACCGCCAGACTATTCGCCGCCACctcgcagccgcagccgctcCTCGTCACCGCAGGTTGACTACCTGATGACGCGGCCGCCCCGGGAGGTACCCACCAGCACGATGACCCTTAGccggaagcagcagcagcgcacaCGCTTCGCCCCAACGTCCAACTACCCGCCAGCATTGGGAGGGGGCGCGGGCGTGAGCACGGGTACTCTCCGTCCGGGGGCCACATCTGCCTCCACCTCAAATCTGTCTGCGGTCAGTGGCAGCgccggaggcggaggcggccTTAGCAAGCCCAGCCGGATGGGGCAAGTCATAGGGAACTCGCTGCGCAAGCTGGTCAGCAAGATCCGTTCGGCCAGCGCCGAGCGGAAGTTCCGCATGAAATCCGCCTCCAGCAAGTCCCGCGAGCAGTCGCCCAGCCAAGGTcacggcggaggcggtggcgccCCTGGTGGACCGGGTGCTGGGGTGACTACCTATCAGCAGTACAATGTTATAGATGGCCACATCGGGGGCGGGCACCGTCACAGCAGCAACGATTCAGAGGACTCGGCAAGCGACATTCAGCACCGAAGGGAGCGcgatagagacagagaacgTGAACGTGAAcgggagagggaaagagatCGCGAACGGGAGCGAGAGCCTCTGAAGCCCGAGACGCAATCCACGCTAGCCATATCAACGCAGTCGGGACGACAGACCTTCAAGCGAGCCGAGTCCGCAGATCCCCAGCTGCAGCACCTGGAGCAAACGATCAGTCCGCGTCAACGGTACTACCTGGGCGAGGATCCCTACTCCAGCACCCTCTACGGGAAGGAGAACATCTATGAACGACGCCCGCGCCAGCGCTACGACCAGCGCGTGGAGGAACGAGCAGATCGAGagcgggaccgggaccgggaggACGACTATTACGAGTCCCGGGCTCCGCCGCCTGTCACCTCGTCACATACCCTGGGACGCTACCAGAAGCACGGACAGCGCTTTAGCGGTTCCACGCCCAatctccaccagcagcagcaggactaCCGATCGGCTCAGACGTTGCCCCGCAAAATGCACGAACAGCGCTACAGCCTAGAGAAGCCCCTACCGCCCCACGGTCGTTCTACTTCTACCTATGTCACGGCCCCCCCGGCACCAACTTcactgcagcaacagcaccagcatcatCAGCAACCGCATCCCCAGCAACGTGGAGTGAGCCAGGTCCAGGCAATGCCGCATGGTCCGGCAAAGCCTGCGCGCACCTATGCCAAGGTCTTGAACCGCAGCAAGAGCTTCAATGTGCACGGCATGAACGGTAGCAATGATCCTAGTCCCATCTACATAGAAAAGCTGACCAAGAACAACTACAGCGGCGGAGTAGCCGGAGGTGGCAACAGTAACTACAGCAATGGCTATCAACTGAGGCAGGAACAGGGGctgggccagagccagaactaCAAGTCCAATCCGCATTTGTTCTCCGGGAAAGACAACTCGTTGAAGAGCGGTCTCAAGAGTCCTTCCATTGTCAATCTGATCAGTCGCAGTCAGAAGGATCTGACCAAGATAGCCACTGGCAACGAGGACGACCCGGACCTGCCATATCAGGAGGATAAGAAGCAGATGTACTTGCGTGGCCTGCACCAGCAGGCGCCAGATCTCTATCGGGTAATCCACGGCGATGAGGACTACGGTCCGCGCAGCCCCTCCACCAATGGCCACAAGTATCCGCTGCAGCCCAAGTACTCGCTGGATTCGCGGTCCCCGCCGTCCGTCGAGCTCAACAAGGACACGGCGAGCATCGTGCGTCGCAGCAGCGAGGTGGACTCcaagcaccagcaccagcaccagcaacatgTCCACACACATCACCAGCATCTGCAGcatccacagcagcaacagccgcatcTGCGACGGGGTTCTGGGGCGACCATCATAGAGCTACGTAATACTGCCGGCCATCGAAAGTGA